A single Henriciella sp. AS95 DNA region contains:
- a CDS encoding serine hydrolase, which produces MTKILASVSAAALFAVACAAGTAQETAPPRPVENAAAGPARSADEQTAAAMSSRSDVSRHDAARGAGYRALHLCSGLFESEMSEELVYATLSRSSRASSDLKDAIDRDARTVSVTYLDDMPPRIAVYRDNLGCTQLPIGASIDASENLIPWPADLPTPQLDSENWPMGDMNATADLPAAKSAALEAVLDDAFLDQEGPFKGDTWGVAIILDSKIVAERYEEGYDKHVSARTNSMCKSLSVSLVGVGVQKGLVDINAKAPLSAWRTPGDPRGEITLNDMLHMASGFWTSGPGNPQLDIYGSGAPPVEISALNMMDAEPGTRFVYSGSDTILSTHAVREAANIGDEWISFPHREFMWKLGMTRTAIETDWKNDFLISGQCWSTVRDFGRFGLLYLNDGMWNGERILPEGWSEYVSTPAPAQPRSTLVGGAGYGAQFWLYGEDQGMPVNGYSAAGALGQYAMIVPDKNLVIVRRGLDNGEGISIAEFTAAVIAALETE; this is translated from the coding sequence ATGACCAAAATACTCGCCAGCGTATCCGCTGCTGCCCTCTTCGCCGTCGCCTGCGCCGCAGGAACCGCGCAAGAGACAGCGCCACCGCGCCCAGTTGAAAATGCTGCTGCAGGCCCTGCACGCTCAGCCGACGAGCAAACCGCCGCAGCCATGTCGTCGCGCTCAGACGTATCGCGCCATGATGCGGCTCGAGGCGCTGGCTACCGCGCGCTCCATCTCTGCTCGGGACTGTTCGAATCTGAAATGTCCGAAGAGCTTGTTTATGCAACGCTCTCGCGCTCATCGCGGGCGTCCAGCGACTTGAAAGATGCAATCGACAGGGACGCCAGGACCGTCTCGGTCACCTATCTCGACGACATGCCACCGCGCATCGCTGTTTACAGGGACAATCTCGGTTGCACACAGCTACCGATCGGGGCGTCTATAGATGCTTCAGAAAACCTGATCCCCTGGCCTGCTGACCTTCCCACGCCGCAGCTCGACAGTGAAAACTGGCCGATGGGTGACATGAATGCGACGGCCGACCTTCCCGCCGCGAAATCGGCAGCGCTGGAAGCGGTGCTCGACGACGCCTTTCTTGATCAGGAAGGCCCGTTCAAGGGCGACACCTGGGGCGTTGCGATCATCCTTGATAGCAAGATTGTCGCCGAGCGATACGAGGAGGGCTATGACAAGCACGTGTCGGCGCGCACAAACTCCATGTGCAAGAGCTTGTCGGTAAGCTTGGTTGGCGTCGGTGTTCAGAAAGGCCTCGTCGACATCAACGCGAAGGCACCCCTTTCTGCGTGGAGGACGCCGGGCGATCCGCGCGGCGAGATCACACTCAACGACATGCTTCACATGGCGAGCGGCTTCTGGACATCCGGCCCCGGCAATCCGCAACTCGATATCTATGGGTCAGGCGCACCGCCGGTCGAAATCTCGGCGCTGAACATGATGGACGCAGAACCGGGCACGCGGTTCGTCTACTCCGGTTCAGACACAATCCTGTCGACACACGCCGTGCGCGAAGCGGCAAATATCGGCGATGAGTGGATCAGCTTCCCGCACCGCGAATTCATGTGGAAACTCGGCATGACGCGAACCGCTATCGAGACGGACTGGAAGAATGACTTCCTGATCTCTGGCCAATGCTGGAGCACAGTCCGCGATTTTGGACGGTTCGGCCTGCTCTACCTGAATGATGGTATGTGGAATGGCGAGCGCATTCTGCCTGAGGGCTGGTCGGAATATGTCTCGACCCCTGCCCCGGCACAACCTCGCTCGACCCTCGTCGGCGGCGCGGGATACGGCGCACAGTTCTGGCTCTATGGAGAAGATCAGGGAATGCCGGTCAATGGGTATTCTGCGGCCGGCGCGCTCGGCCAGTACGCCATGATCGTCCCGGACAAGAATCTCGTCATCGTGCGACGCGGCCTCGATAATGGCGAAGGCATTTCAATCGCTGAATTCACAGCAGCCGTCATCGCAGCGCTGGAAACAGAATGA
- a CDS encoding MmgE/PrpD family protein encodes MTKQTDAVSDKTRENLTRRDAFKMGIIGGSMSLAACASAQGSAAQETSGKTEAEAAKPEPVSIPEPTTDLNLTGTISEYIANIRTAKVDPEFLELGKRHILDTLAAAVSCKDLPPAMLGRQYALMKSRDASNGATMLATKERVGLVDAVYGSSMIVHGSEINDFIPSAFVQPGPAVVGAALALAENRGGTGSDVLRAVIAGYELCGRMPKALGVRTLYSLGIANHSVGPCFGAAATSASMLGLTADQIRIVMSYACQQASGSWQWLLDNDHVEKTFVFAGVGARNGVEAALLVETGYTGVNDCFDNADGYMNHWMFRQGADHNPAYLIEDLDSRSELPHTAYKRYPVGGPTQPAVQGVLQLLPKTSPETVESIVMEMPGRWDAFRNAEMPALNLRYLASIILIDGRLDLVAAQDRERFNNDAEVHALMKKMDVVHAPDLEVEEGETRTEPARIKLKDSKTGEHNLFVPFVRGFPSHPMTRQDVMDKAMELMGPVLGSDRAKSVIDTTMAMESLDRGADLVSMIAS; translated from the coding sequence ATGACCAAACAAACAGACGCCGTGTCAGACAAAACACGCGAAAACCTTACTCGGCGCGATGCCTTCAAGATGGGGATTATCGGTGGATCGATGAGCCTCGCCGCCTGCGCCTCTGCCCAAGGATCGGCAGCGCAGGAAACCAGCGGCAAGACCGAGGCAGAGGCCGCCAAACCCGAACCTGTCTCCATCCCTGAGCCCACGACCGATCTGAATTTGACCGGCACGATCAGCGAGTACATTGCAAATATCCGAACCGCGAAGGTCGATCCGGAGTTCCTCGAGCTCGGCAAGCGCCACATCCTCGATACGCTCGCCGCCGCCGTGTCTTGCAAAGACCTCCCACCCGCGATGTTGGGTCGCCAATATGCCCTCATGAAATCGAGGGACGCTTCGAATGGCGCGACAATGCTCGCCACGAAGGAACGCGTCGGATTGGTTGATGCAGTCTATGGCAGCTCAATGATCGTCCACGGTTCGGAAATCAACGACTTCATTCCGTCAGCCTTTGTCCAGCCGGGCCCAGCGGTCGTCGGCGCAGCCCTCGCGCTGGCTGAGAATCGCGGCGGCACGGGCAGCGACGTGCTTCGCGCTGTGATCGCTGGATATGAACTTTGTGGGCGCATGCCCAAGGCCCTTGGCGTGCGCACGCTCTACAGTCTCGGCATCGCGAACCATAGCGTCGGGCCATGTTTCGGCGCTGCGGCGACATCAGCGTCCATGCTCGGCCTGACAGCCGACCAGATCCGCATTGTCATGTCCTATGCCTGCCAACAGGCGTCGGGGTCGTGGCAGTGGCTGCTGGATAATGATCATGTAGAAAAGACGTTCGTCTTCGCGGGCGTCGGGGCGCGCAACGGCGTGGAAGCGGCCCTGCTCGTCGAGACGGGCTACACGGGCGTGAACGACTGTTTCGACAATGCAGACGGCTACATGAACCACTGGATGTTCCGCCAGGGAGCGGACCACAACCCGGCCTATCTCATCGAAGACCTCGATAGCCGATCCGAGCTCCCTCACACGGCCTATAAGCGCTACCCGGTTGGCGGACCAACCCAGCCAGCCGTGCAGGGCGTTCTCCAGCTTCTGCCGAAGACATCCCCTGAGACCGTCGAAAGCATCGTCATGGAAATGCCGGGCCGTTGGGACGCTTTCAGAAATGCGGAAATGCCGGCGCTCAACCTGCGCTACCTCGCATCAATCATCCTGATCGACGGACGCCTGGATCTTGTTGCCGCGCAAGATCGCGAGCGGTTCAACAATGATGCGGAGGTCCACGCCCTCATGAAAAAGATGGACGTCGTCCATGCTCCCGATCTCGAAGTCGAGGAAGGCGAGACACGAACAGAACCCGCGCGGATTAAGTTGAAGGACAGTAAAACAGGCGAACACAATCTCTTCGTTCCATTTGTCCGCGGATTTCCGAGCCATCCGATGACTCGTCAGGACGTCATGGACAAGGCCATGGAATTGATGGGTCCAGTGCTCGGTAGCGATCGCGCCAAGTCCGTCATCGACACGACTATGGCGATGGAGTCGCTCGATCGTGGCGCTGACCTCGTTTCAATGATTGCAAGCTAG
- a CDS encoding MFS transporter: MNTNDHSEPDAAKVLDTPDNEPGQPSSFRPRAQYTVWLLFIVLTLNIVDRQVINILAHPISEELDLADWQLGLLTGLAFAFFYNLSAIPLGRLADNPRTNRVWLISGAVAVWSTATAACSTASNFFHLVLARIGVASSESACTPTAHSMIADLVPKSARGRALAIFGLGVPLGALIGKAGGGLLTEHFGWRSAFLLVGLPGLVIALIFLITVKEPRRASSHIAKPKMRLVDVLKIIAKSPAVLYMMFGTAFAMFLVTGGSVWGMIHFLRNHGLSEGTAGVWLGMTGGIAGLTGTWLGGWLADKLGQKNPAFYILPAMFAMLLSVPFLFFAWWTDNWGVAIILLFLPDMFDNMYYGGTFASLQLLLPPETRATVTACFLFVTTMIGYGLGAFTFGIASDVLKPYVSGAPSESIRWVLMGAAILYLVPAVCYWRASISLGRELPTGSEKPGPA, from the coding sequence GTGAACACAAACGATCACTCCGAGCCAGACGCAGCCAAGGTCCTGGACACCCCGGACAATGAGCCTGGGCAGCCGTCATCTTTTCGGCCGCGTGCGCAGTACACAGTCTGGCTCCTGTTCATTGTGCTGACGCTCAATATTGTTGATCGCCAGGTCATCAATATTCTCGCCCACCCGATCAGCGAAGAACTCGACCTGGCCGACTGGCAGCTAGGGCTTCTTACCGGGCTCGCTTTTGCATTCTTCTACAATTTGTCAGCCATCCCGCTCGGCCGGCTCGCCGATAATCCGCGTACCAACCGCGTCTGGCTGATCTCAGGTGCCGTCGCTGTCTGGTCGACCGCCACAGCCGCTTGCAGCACCGCAAGCAACTTTTTTCACCTTGTCCTGGCCCGCATCGGCGTTGCCTCCAGCGAGTCGGCCTGTACGCCGACGGCTCACTCAATGATTGCTGACCTCGTGCCAAAGTCTGCACGCGGACGCGCATTAGCCATCTTCGGTCTCGGCGTGCCTCTCGGTGCCTTGATCGGAAAAGCTGGCGGCGGCCTATTGACCGAACACTTCGGCTGGCGCTCGGCTTTTCTTCTTGTGGGGCTACCCGGGCTCGTCATCGCACTCATTTTCTTGATCACGGTGAAAGAGCCGCGCAGAGCCTCCAGCCACATCGCCAAACCTAAAATGCGGCTGGTCGACGTCCTGAAAATTATCGCGAAGTCACCAGCTGTGCTCTACATGATGTTCGGCACGGCCTTCGCCATGTTCCTCGTCACTGGCGGCAGCGTCTGGGGCATGATCCACTTTCTGCGCAATCACGGTCTGAGCGAGGGGACAGCAGGCGTCTGGCTAGGCATGACGGGCGGCATCGCCGGCCTTACCGGCACGTGGCTTGGCGGCTGGTTGGCAGACAAGCTTGGCCAGAAAAATCCGGCCTTCTACATCCTGCCGGCCATGTTCGCGATGTTATTGAGTGTCCCGTTCCTATTCTTTGCCTGGTGGACGGACAATTGGGGTGTCGCGATCATCCTGCTCTTTCTACCCGATATGTTTGACAACATGTACTATGGCGGCACCTTTGCGTCGCTTCAGCTGTTGCTGCCACCGGAAACCCGCGCGACGGTCACGGCGTGCTTTCTATTTGTGACCACCATGATCGGCTACGGGCTGGGAGCCTTCACCTTTGGCATCGCGTCTGATGTCCTGAAGCCTTACGTTTCCGGCGCGCCATCCGAGAGCATCCGCTGGGTACTGATGGGCGCTGCGATCCTCTATCTCGTTCCAGCGGTTTGCTATTGGCGAGCGAGCATTAGTCTTGGCCGCGAATTGCCGACAGGCTCTGAAAAGCCAGGGCCCGCCTAG
- a CDS encoding IclR family transcriptional regulator has translation MDSTMEKGLRVLEMIVAAPGPVRLSTVAQELGLQKSNAHRSIATLVSLGYVTQDEASGLYRPSLKLFELGARVAGVHPVRRATAPYLQDLHRTLGETVNFYVLEHNSVLVVDKLLSPRPLRFSSQPGSRLPIATTAAGNAMLAHAPDPEALLQMSLKAIPPRADTPLDPAKVLKGLANIRKNGFAEATNSWTPGIFSIAVPLKDPDGHATAALGVSGPIERQTPDNRAAIIEALMTTSARIAENFALA, from the coding sequence ATGGACTCCACGATGGAAAAGGGACTTCGCGTTCTGGAGATGATCGTGGCCGCACCGGGCCCGGTCCGCCTCTCCACGGTTGCGCAGGAACTTGGACTCCAGAAAAGCAATGCCCACCGCTCCATCGCTACCTTGGTTTCACTGGGGTATGTCACTCAGGACGAAGCATCCGGCCTCTATCGCCCAAGCCTCAAACTGTTCGAACTGGGGGCGCGCGTCGCCGGTGTTCACCCCGTGCGCCGGGCTACAGCGCCATACCTTCAGGACTTGCACCGCACTCTGGGTGAAACGGTCAACTTCTACGTATTGGAGCACAATTCAGTTCTTGTCGTCGACAAGCTGCTATCGCCGCGCCCATTGCGGTTTTCGAGCCAGCCGGGGTCTCGTCTGCCAATCGCGACGACGGCTGCTGGCAATGCCATGCTTGCCCATGCCCCGGACCCAGAGGCTTTACTTCAAATGTCGCTGAAGGCCATACCGCCGCGCGCTGATACGCCTCTGGACCCGGCGAAAGTCCTGAAAGGTCTGGCCAACATCCGAAAGAACGGCTTCGCCGAGGCCACCAATAGCTGGACTCCGGGAATCTTTTCCATTGCTGTCCCGCTAAAGGACCCGGATGGCCACGCCACAGCCGCATTGGGTGTATCGGGGCCAATCGAGCGTCAAACCCCGGACAACCGCGCAGCCATTATTGAAGCGTTGATGACGACGTCAGCGCGGATTGCCGAGAACTTCGCGCTCGCCTGA
- a CDS encoding carboxylesterase family protein, whose translation MKTIRQLMLLGASMIAATMATGCATAQAGNGEVQTTIDAGVITGTEVNGVERYLGVPFAKPPVGDLRWKPPVPPTPWGETAYDATEYKLPCYQATNPDGVTLNLGGVAGPTSEDCLYLNVYAPADADGSAPVMLWFYGGGNVVGAGNLSTYDGQSFAEDGVVIVTMNYRLGAAGWFAHPALTEAADEGEPLVSYGSMDQTEALRWIQRNISAFGGDKDNVTIFGQSAGGYGVYAQLMSPTAEGLFDKAMVHSATYIRPSPEMDLVELRGIRRATEWGLDGANATLEEMRAVPIETLGRGVGGAVDGVYFKEPWINSIAYKRHALVPFVVGGNDGEGALWARDRWIAEQFEQAGEPAFQYHFSHVREGLDESRGAIHSAELQFAWDTLDPDQANPPNQAVADAMHPCWVAFAFYDGEGPIDCGNGIVWPAFTETQHPVLEFTTGGPVVHQSFRSDEEWVETLRTQ comes from the coding sequence ATGAAGACGATCAGACAATTAATGCTCTTAGGCGCAAGCATGATCGCGGCGACAATGGCAACAGGCTGCGCGACGGCTCAGGCTGGTAACGGGGAAGTGCAAACGACAATCGATGCTGGCGTAATAACCGGTACTGAAGTGAACGGCGTCGAGCGATATCTCGGGGTTCCGTTCGCGAAACCGCCGGTCGGCGATTTGCGCTGGAAGCCGCCGGTGCCGCCGACTCCCTGGGGTGAAACCGCTTATGATGCGACCGAGTACAAGCTGCCGTGCTACCAGGCGACCAACCCCGACGGCGTGACGCTGAATCTTGGCGGTGTCGCAGGGCCGACATCGGAAGATTGCCTTTACCTCAATGTTTACGCTCCGGCTGATGCGGACGGCTCCGCGCCTGTCATGCTGTGGTTTTACGGAGGCGGGAACGTCGTTGGAGCAGGCAATCTCTCGACTTATGATGGCCAGTCATTTGCGGAAGACGGCGTGGTGATCGTCACCATGAATTACCGTCTTGGCGCGGCGGGATGGTTCGCGCACCCGGCATTGACGGAGGCGGCAGACGAAGGCGAGCCGTTGGTGTCCTATGGAAGCATGGACCAGACCGAAGCGCTGCGCTGGATCCAGCGCAATATCTCGGCCTTTGGTGGCGATAAGGATAATGTCACCATCTTCGGCCAATCGGCCGGCGGGTATGGCGTCTACGCGCAATTGATGTCGCCGACGGCAGAGGGGCTGTTCGATAAGGCGATGGTCCATTCGGCGACTTACATCCGGCCGAGCCCGGAAATGGACCTCGTTGAGCTGCGCGGTATCCGCAGGGCGACTGAATGGGGGCTGGATGGCGCCAATGCGACGCTGGAAGAGATGCGCGCCGTTCCGATCGAGACGCTCGGGAGGGGCGTTGGTGGTGCTGTGGACGGCGTCTATTTCAAGGAGCCCTGGATCAACTCGATCGCTTACAAACGCCACGCACTTGTCCCATTCGTGGTCGGCGGGAATGACGGCGAAGGCGCACTGTGGGCCCGTGACCGTTGGATTGCGGAGCAGTTCGAACAGGCGGGAGAGCCAGCCTTCCAGTACCACTTCTCTCACGTTCGCGAAGGTCTCGATGAGTCGAGAGGCGCGATCCACTCGGCTGAGTTACAATTTGCCTGGGACACGCTGGATCCAGACCAGGCTAACCCACCGAACCAGGCTGTCGCAGACGCGATGCACCCGTGCTGGGTGGCCTTCGCTTTCTATGATGGCGAAGGGCCAATCGATTGTGGCAATGGTATTGTCTGGCCAGCTTTCACGGAGACCCAGCATCCCGTGTTGGAGTTCACGACCGGTGGGCCCGTGGTCCATCAGTCCTTCAGGTCCGACGAAGAGTGGGTTGAGACGCTTCGAACCCAATAG
- a CDS encoding carboxylesterase family protein codes for MIYPDLTRRSMLLGTGALILSGCVNSRVSNLPPDVVETAQGRYQGVSLNGVQVFKGMRYGAATGGPLRFMPPRPAESFAGIQDALSWGDSAPQLTSPLLGDMPQSEDCLRINVWTPAADNKRRPVLLWFHGGGWEAGHGSGGIYDGTNMALRGDVVVCTINHRLNVFGYCDLSGILGAEYAQSGNVGYLDLVAAMKWVQENISQFGGDPNNIMIYGQSGGGRKVSVCYAGTEAAGQFQKGVVQSGSHNMVQTAEQSSALTEALLKELSIAPGDALKLKDVPISQLSAAQRKVIGAAGYRFEPNLDGISFTEHPFVPQAPRRTAQVPMMVGHTRTELANQLGRDERVYQMDDAGLRTRIERFFPPEDVDELIGTFRESNPDANPTELYFIMTSWRSYVLNATVMAEKRAELNGSENPTWMYNVTWHSPAENGRRYSQHTIDLPFMFDNVATSQHLTGPPSEETEYMTQAMAGAWLAFSANGNPNHSGIPDWPTYDLANRPVMHFEVPARVVNDPFRAEREFMSRYDVVRATARRGSRN; via the coding sequence ATGATCTATCCAGACCTCACCCGGCGCAGCATGTTGCTTGGCACGGGCGCGCTTATCCTTTCGGGCTGCGTGAACTCGCGGGTATCGAATCTTCCGCCCGATGTCGTGGAAACGGCTCAGGGGCGATATCAGGGGGTAAGCCTCAACGGCGTGCAGGTCTTCAAGGGCATGCGCTATGGGGCAGCAACCGGCGGGCCGCTCCGTTTCATGCCGCCCAGGCCTGCCGAATCTTTCGCTGGCATCCAGGATGCGCTGAGCTGGGGCGATAGCGCGCCGCAACTGACGAGCCCACTCCTCGGCGACATGCCACAAAGCGAGGACTGCCTGCGCATCAATGTCTGGACCCCGGCGGCCGACAATAAACGCCGCCCGGTGCTGCTCTGGTTCCATGGCGGCGGCTGGGAAGCGGGCCACGGATCCGGCGGCATATATGACGGCACGAATATGGCCCTGCGCGGCGATGTCGTCGTCTGCACAATCAATCACCGGCTCAATGTGTTCGGCTATTGCGACCTCTCCGGCATTCTGGGCGCCGAGTACGCCCAGTCCGGCAATGTCGGCTATCTCGATCTCGTCGCGGCGATGAAATGGGTCCAGGAGAACATCAGCCAGTTTGGCGGTGACCCCAACAATATCATGATCTACGGCCAGTCCGGCGGTGGCCGCAAAGTCAGCGTCTGTTATGCCGGAACCGAGGCAGCAGGCCAGTTCCAGAAAGGCGTCGTCCAGTCAGGCTCGCACAATATGGTGCAGACGGCGGAGCAATCATCTGCGCTAACAGAGGCGTTGCTGAAGGAGCTTTCAATCGCGCCCGGTGATGCATTGAAGCTCAAAGATGTACCGATTTCGCAACTCTCTGCTGCCCAGCGCAAGGTCATTGGTGCGGCGGGCTACCGTTTCGAGCCCAACCTCGATGGCATCAGCTTTACCGAGCACCCGTTTGTCCCTCAGGCGCCCCGCCGCACCGCTCAGGTGCCCATGATGGTCGGCCATACGCGCACCGAACTGGCCAATCAGCTTGGCCGTGATGAACGTGTCTACCAGATGGATGACGCCGGACTGCGCACGCGCATCGAGCGTTTCTTTCCGCCAGAAGACGTGGACGAGCTGATTGGTACGTTCAGGGAGAGCAATCCGGACGCGAACCCGACTGAGCTATACTTCATCATGACAAGCTGGCGCTCCTATGTGCTCAACGCCACCGTCATGGCTGAGAAGCGGGCAGAGCTGAACGGCTCGGAGAACCCAACCTGGATGTACAATGTTACCTGGCACTCACCGGCAGAAAACGGTCGCCGCTACAGCCAGCACACAATCGATCTGCCGTTCATGTTCGATAATGTTGCCACCAGTCAGCACCTCACCGGCCCGCCTAGTGAGGAAACCGAATACATGACGCAGGCCATGGCGGGCGCCTGGCTGGCCTTCTCGGCGAACGGAAATCCCAACCATTCCGGCATTCCGGACTGGCCGACCTATGACCTGGCTAACCGTCCGGTTATGCATTTCGAGGTCCCTGCCAGGGTCGTGAACGATCCGTTCCGGGCCGAGCGCGAATTCATGAGCCGTTACGATGTTGTGAGAGCCACTGCGCGGCGTGGGAGCCGGAACTGA
- a CDS encoding dihydrodipicolinate synthase family protein — MKTLDQDGIRHDVRHAKAMGFCGTMPMVNWTPPGDPQWDVFYRTIIDESAGQLPVHGIMLYDNVEQDIALLRKQEALGVDAVLLAARYRPNITADELYDEMARRIEATDLPVILYAALNKGRAFPHLGPAGQPLDVYDRIADLPNIVALKVSQPISLTSTMQLCDAVADRLLVAPVNLDFVPLLARHYHMQWSGQWNGEAVQTPDAQLGNQLLAATAAQDFETADKIAETLQPVHDHFFQLQSEVIRAGAHPWQHNKYYSWLGGGNGGLLTPPASEADHVPVLTPADRTKIRAAFEASGLTPSDGPEESFVTGRAAWSRGVRAADMSSVPRYET; from the coding sequence ATGAAGACACTCGACCAGGACGGCATTCGACATGATGTTCGGCACGCAAAGGCAATGGGGTTCTGCGGCACCATGCCCATGGTCAATTGGACCCCGCCAGGCGATCCGCAATGGGACGTCTTCTATCGCACTATTATTGATGAGTCCGCGGGGCAGCTCCCAGTGCACGGGATCATGCTGTACGATAATGTGGAGCAAGACATCGCCTTGCTGAGAAAGCAGGAGGCACTTGGTGTAGACGCCGTTTTACTCGCTGCCCGCTACCGACCGAATATAACGGCTGACGAACTTTATGACGAGATGGCACGACGCATCGAGGCGACCGACCTGCCAGTCATCCTTTATGCTGCATTGAATAAAGGGCGGGCCTTCCCTCATCTCGGTCCCGCCGGACAACCTCTCGATGTTTATGATCGGATTGCAGACCTGCCGAACATCGTGGCGCTGAAAGTCTCACAACCGATCTCTCTGACCTCTACCATGCAGCTCTGCGATGCGGTTGCCGACCGACTTCTGGTCGCACCGGTCAATCTCGACTTCGTCCCGCTTCTGGCCCGCCATTATCACATGCAGTGGTCAGGTCAGTGGAACGGTGAGGCCGTACAGACACCAGACGCCCAGCTCGGCAACCAGCTTCTCGCGGCGACCGCCGCACAAGACTTCGAGACCGCTGACAAGATCGCCGAGACTCTGCAACCGGTGCACGACCACTTCTTTCAGCTGCAATCGGAAGTGATCCGTGCTGGCGCGCATCCTTGGCAGCACAACAAGTACTATTCATGGCTCGGCGGCGGCAATGGCGGTCTGCTGACCCCGCCTGCGAGCGAAGCCGACCATGTGCCGGTCCTGACGCCGGCCGACCGCACAAAAATACGCGCCGCATTCGAAGCGTCCGGCTTGACGCCGTCCGACGGGCCGGAAGAGAGCTTCGTCACTGGCCGCGCCGCCTGGTCGCGAGGCGTGCGCGCCGCCGATATGAGCTCTGTGCCACGCTACGAAACTTAG